One genomic window of Scylla paramamosain isolate STU-SP2022 chromosome 20, ASM3559412v1, whole genome shotgun sequence includes the following:
- the LOC135110758 gene encoding uncharacterized protein LOC135110758 — protein sequence MHEFSAEETRQLLAHFRAAGLRVHSCVTAVAGLALHRTAQQFTSLRLGPMQVIQEQAVNMRRYHPQHSEGLGSMAFLTTQQHSVRDGSDTFWPLAHEIQDKLDRSLEVTRAPLRTGSLGWLCSAIIPMNLVLARLGCTSFSYSHICTSNMGDLRRIFGENAGGGGGRPVQLSGLLRTAACELVGNLCSINFQTLEGRLTLSLDYYTNKMTDEAGQTYFTQLIHVLTELAARGVPPPSTAHRAGDGND from the coding sequence ATGCACGAGTTCTCCGCCGAGGAGACGCGGCAGCTGCTGGCACACTTCCGCGCCGCGGGGCTCAGGGTGCACTCCTGCGTCACGGCTGTGGCGGGCCTGGCGCTGCACCGCACCGCACAGCAGTTCACCAGCCTCCGCCTGGGCCCCATGCAGGTCATCCAGGAGCAGGCTGTCAACATGCGGCGCTACCACCCACAGCACAGCGAGGGTCTGGGTTCCATGGCCTTCCTCACCACACAGCAGCACAGCGTGCGTGACGGCAGCGACACCTTCTGGCCTCTGGCACACGAGATCCAGGACAAGCTGGACCGCAGCCTAGAGGTGACCCGCGCGCCGCTGCGCACTGGCTCGCTGGGCTGGCTGTGCTCCGCCATCATCCCCATGAACCTCGTCCTGGCCAGGCTGGGCTGCACCAGCTTCTCCTATAGCCACATCTGCACCTCTAACATGGGCGACCTGCGGCGCATCTTTGGGGAGAacgcaggcggcggcggcgggcgaCCCGTGCAGCTAAGCGGCTTGTTGCGCACCGCGGCGTGCGAGCTTGTGGGCAACCTGTGTTCCATCAACTTCCAGACGCTAGAAGGCCGCCTCACGCTGTCGCTCGACTACTACACCAACAAGATGACTGACGAGGCGGGCCAGACCTACTTCACGCAGCTCATCCACGTCCTCACCGAGCTGGCGGCCCGGGGTGTGCCTCCGCCCTCCACCGCGCACCGGGCAGGCGACGGCAATGACTGA